A stretch of the Cervus canadensis isolate Bull #8, Minnesota chromosome 16, ASM1932006v1, whole genome shotgun sequence genome encodes the following:
- the CAPSL gene encoding calcyphosin-like protein isoform X2, with amino-acid sequence MAGTARHDREMAIQAKKKLTVTTDPIERLRLQCLARGSAGIKGLGRVFRIMDDNNNRTLDFKEFVKGLNDYAVVMEKEEAEELFRRFDKDGNGTIDFNEFLLTLRPPMSRARKEVIMQAFRKLDKTGDGVITIEDLREVYNAKHHPKYQNGEWTEEQVFQKFLDNFDSPYDKDGVVLEMSLN; translated from the exons ATGGCAGGAACCGCACGCCATGACCGAGAGATGGCGATCCAGGCCAAGAAGAAGCTCACCGTGACCACTGACCCCATCGAGAGGCTCCGCTTGCAGTGCCTGGCCAGGGGCTCAGCGGGCATCAAAGGGCTTGGCAG AGTGTTTCGAATTATGGATGACAATAACAACCGGACCCTTGATTTCAAAGAATTTGTAAAAGGGTTAAATGATTATGCTGTGGTCATGGAAAAGGAGGAAGCAGAAGAGCTTTTCCGGAGGTTCGATAAAGATGGAAATGGAACAATAGACTTCAATGAATTTCTTCTCACATTAAGA CCTCCAATGTCCAGGGCCAGAAAAGAGGTGATAATGCAAGCTTTTAGAAAGCTAGACAAGACTGGAGATGGTGTGATAACAATTGAAGACCTTCGAGAGGTGTACAATGCAAAACACCATCCAAAGTATCAGAATGGTGAATGGACGGAGGAGCAAGTGTTCCAGAAATTTCTGGATAACTTTGACTCACCGTATGACAAAGATGGAGTG